From one Paenibacillus terrae HPL-003 genomic stretch:
- a CDS encoding glycosyltransferase family 2 protein: MNVIENKNWEIPNFELKEFKSKSSKYCVCIPVINEGVKIQKQLNKLKSLAETVDIIILDGGSTDGSLDESFLLDNHVRAILVKKDKGKLSAQLRMGFAYALQEQYEGIITVDGNNKDSVESIPEFIQKLDEGYDFVQGSRYVPGGKEINTPISRKLAIKLIHAPFISLVAGYHYTDTTNGFRAHSARFLKDPHLHPFRDVFETYELLGYLSVKAPKFGYKVTEIPVERSYPKGKIPTKISPLRGNMLLIKILLNLYLRKYDSKNNLKVSKEEQ, encoded by the coding sequence ATGAATGTTATTGAAAATAAAAATTGGGAAATTCCTAATTTTGAGCTTAAAGAATTCAAGTCGAAAAGTAGTAAATACTGTGTGTGTATTCCTGTTATTAACGAAGGAGTTAAAATTCAAAAACAACTTAACAAGTTAAAATCACTTGCAGAAACTGTTGATATTATTATTCTAGATGGTGGGAGCACCGATGGTTCTTTAGATGAATCATTTCTTTTAGATAATCATGTAAGAGCTATTCTAGTTAAAAAAGATAAGGGTAAGTTGAGTGCACAACTGCGGATGGGATTCGCTTACGCATTACAAGAGCAGTATGAGGGCATCATTACTGTGGATGGGAATAATAAAGATAGCGTTGAGTCAATTCCTGAGTTCATTCAGAAACTTGACGAAGGGTATGATTTTGTTCAAGGTTCAAGGTATGTACCAGGAGGTAAGGAAATAAATACTCCTATCTCGAGAAAACTTGCTATTAAACTTATTCATGCACCGTTTATATCACTAGTTGCAGGATATCATTATACAGACACTACCAATGGATTTAGGGCCCATTCTGCTCGGTTTTTAAAAGATCCCCATTTACATCCTTTTAGAGATGTTTTTGAGACTTACGAGCTTTTGGGCTATTTGTCAGTTAAAGCGCCCAAATTCGGCTATAAAGTTACGGAGATTCCAGTTGAACGCTCATATCCAAAGGGAAAGATACCTACTAAGATTAGCCCATTGCGAGGGAATATGCTGCTTATTAAAATATTGTTAAACTTATATTTGCGCAAATATGATTCCAAAAATAATCTGAAAGTAAGTAAGGAGGAGCAATGA
- a CDS encoding undecaprenyl-phosphate glucose phosphotransferase, with amino-acid sequence MIRRNQRFLTQLYIVADFAVIQLSFLIAWFFKFESEWITYQEPLPIQVYGGWSVIYGLIAVVLGMLFSLYSPKRKKRFADDVFRVTQIHIVGLFVLLSVMFFVKQIDISRSYLAIYMIGNVLLILFYRYFLKQVLKVLRQKGYNKQFMLILGAGSLGQRFYHNLGQYPDLGYEVVGFLDDKRHWDEEEEAHFRPILGGLDQLEATLSRLMIDEVILALPLDAHDKYPKIINMCEKAGVRTLIIPDFFDYLPARPYFDNFAGMPMINVRDIPLDVAGNRLFKRLFDILFSLFAIILTSPVMLAVAIGVMTTSRGPVIFKQERVGLNRRTFMMYKFRSMKVLPPGTDDTGWTTANDPRRTRFGTFIRKTSLDELPQFFNVLLGDMSVVGPRPERPYYVDQFREEIPKYMVKHHVRPGITGWAQSNGLRGDTSIEERIKHDIFYIENWSLLFDIKIIFRTIRNGFKNAY; translated from the coding sequence ATGATACGCAGAAATCAACGTTTTTTAACCCAATTGTATATTGTGGCGGATTTCGCGGTCATTCAGCTATCCTTTCTGATCGCTTGGTTCTTCAAATTCGAAAGTGAATGGATTACCTATCAAGAGCCGCTTCCTATTCAAGTTTATGGTGGCTGGAGCGTGATCTACGGTCTGATTGCTGTGGTGCTGGGGATGTTATTCTCCCTCTATTCGCCCAAACGCAAAAAACGGTTTGCAGATGACGTATTTCGCGTCACCCAGATTCATATTGTTGGCCTGTTCGTGCTGTTGAGTGTCATGTTTTTCGTGAAGCAAATCGACATTTCGCGGTCCTATCTGGCGATCTATATGATTGGGAACGTACTGCTTATTTTATTTTATCGATATTTTTTGAAACAGGTACTTAAAGTTCTCCGCCAAAAAGGCTACAACAAGCAGTTCATGCTCATTCTCGGGGCGGGTTCGCTGGGCCAACGATTTTATCATAATCTTGGACAGTACCCAGATTTGGGATATGAGGTCGTAGGATTTTTGGATGATAAGCGCCACTGGGATGAAGAGGAAGAAGCCCATTTCCGCCCGATTCTCGGAGGATTAGATCAATTGGAGGCAACGCTGTCGCGCCTGATGATTGATGAGGTTATTCTGGCTCTACCGCTGGATGCGCATGATAAGTACCCCAAGATTATCAACATGTGTGAAAAGGCGGGGGTACGCACGCTCATCATTCCCGACTTTTTTGACTACTTGCCAGCTCGACCGTATTTTGATAACTTTGCAGGCATGCCAATGATCAATGTACGGGATATTCCGCTGGATGTGGCGGGGAACCGATTGTTTAAGCGTTTGTTCGATATTCTGTTCTCATTGTTCGCTATTATTCTAACTTCTCCGGTTATGCTGGCAGTGGCGATTGGCGTGATGACGACATCGAGAGGTCCAGTCATTTTCAAACAGGAGCGGGTGGGCTTGAATCGGCGTACCTTCATGATGTACAAATTCCGCTCAATGAAGGTGCTGCCACCCGGGACTGACGATACAGGCTGGACGACGGCTAATGACCCGCGTCGAACACGTTTTGGCACCTTTATTCGTAAAACGAGTCTCGATGAGCTACCCCAGTTTTTCAATGTGTTGCTAGGAGATATGAGCGTCGTTGGCCCCCGCCCGGAACGTCCGTATTACGTGGATCAGTTCCGTGAGGAAATTCCTAAATATATGGTGAAGCACCATGTTCGTCCCGGTATTACAGGCTGGGCACAGAGCAACGGGTTGCGTGGCGACACGTCCATTGAGGAACGGATTAAGCATGATATTTTCTATATTGAGAATTGGTCGCTCTTATTCGATATTAAAATTATTTTCCGCACCATCCGCAACGGTTTCAAGAATGCGTATTAA
- a CDS encoding putative holin-like toxin, translated as MKPVTVFEALSLMLTFGALIVTLLEFNKRK; from the coding sequence GTGAAGCCTGTGACAGTGTTTGAGGCGCTCAGTTTAATGCTGACGTTCGGGGCGTTGATCGTCACACTGTTAGAGTTTAACAAACGAAAATAG
- a CDS encoding NAD-dependent epimerase/dehydratase family protein, giving the protein MKNCLVGFTGYVGSTLLAQTAFDELYNSSNIETIKGKEYDLVVCAAAPAVKWKANQAPEEDLANINQLISCLKEVKAQKFVLISTVDVYSTPIKVDESANIQAETAEPYGKHRFYLEQFVTNTFHDHLIIRLPGLFGKGLKKNFIYDLIHDNALHLTHHLSEFQFYDMKHLWDDIQIALANSLTLVNFATEPVSAKEIARAGLNINFSNETEKKPVSYDMRSQYSHIFSDSDNKEYMKSKEEVLLEIKAFIEGEKRVLQ; this is encoded by the coding sequence ATGAAGAATTGTCTTGTAGGATTTACCGGGTATGTAGGCTCCACTTTACTTGCACAGACAGCATTTGATGAGTTGTACAATTCGTCCAATATTGAGACTATTAAAGGTAAGGAATATGATTTAGTGGTATGTGCAGCGGCCCCAGCTGTCAAATGGAAGGCCAATCAAGCCCCTGAGGAAGATCTTGCTAATATTAATCAACTGATTTCTTGTTTAAAAGAGGTCAAGGCTCAAAAGTTTGTACTCATTTCTACAGTTGATGTATATAGTACTCCTATCAAAGTTGATGAGTCGGCGAATATACAAGCAGAAACAGCAGAGCCTTACGGAAAGCATCGTTTTTATTTAGAACAATTCGTTACCAACACTTTTCATGACCATTTGATTATTCGTCTCCCTGGCCTATTTGGTAAAGGACTTAAGAAAAATTTTATTTATGATCTAATTCACGATAATGCTTTACATTTAACCCATCATCTAAGTGAATTTCAATTTTATGATATGAAACATTTATGGGATGATATTCAAATCGCACTTGCTAATTCGCTAACCTTAGTAAACTTTGCTACAGAGCCTGTCAGTGCAAAAGAAATTGCTCGGGCTGGGCTGAATATTAACTTTTCCAATGAAACGGAGAAAAAGCCTGTCTCATATGACATGAGAAGTCAGTATTCTCATATTTTCAGTGACAGTGATAATAAAGAATATATGAAATCTAAAGAAGAAGTTCTACTGGAGATTAAAGCATTTATTGAGGGAGAAAAGAGGGTACTTCAATGA
- a CDS encoding glycosyltransferase family 2 protein: MDVSILVVNYNTCRLTLDCLQSVYASETQYRYEVIVIDNHSSDGSVDAIRAVYPEITLIANEDNTGFAKANNQGVEVASGRYVLLLNSDTLVQPDTLDTMIRFMDTHPEMGASGCKVILPDGSLDKACKRGFPTPSASFYYAFGWSKRYPDNPKYNQYQLGHLSPDDEYPVDVLVGAFMLVRRETIEQVGGLDETFFMYGEDIDWCYRIKQAGWGIYYYPRTYIIHIKGGSARRRPLKIIYEFHRAMWVFHRKHYKQQYNWITNMAVYAGITVKFGMAFLKNKLTAPVKPDSGEQSRTEVKA; encoded by the coding sequence ATGGATGTAAGCATACTGGTCGTCAACTATAATACATGCCGTTTGACGCTGGATTGTTTGCAGTCGGTGTATGCGTCAGAGACGCAATATCGATATGAAGTGATTGTTATCGACAATCACTCCAGTGATGGATCTGTGGACGCTATTCGTGCTGTATATCCGGAGATTACCTTGATTGCCAATGAGGATAACACAGGCTTTGCCAAGGCAAACAATCAGGGAGTGGAAGTGGCCAGCGGGCGTTATGTATTACTGCTGAATTCCGATACGTTGGTGCAGCCAGACACGCTGGATACAATGATTCGGTTCATGGATACGCATCCGGAGATGGGAGCATCGGGCTGCAAGGTCATTTTACCGGATGGCTCGCTGGATAAGGCCTGTAAGCGTGGGTTTCCAACGCCGTCTGCATCTTTTTATTACGCCTTCGGCTGGTCGAAGCGTTACCCGGATAACCCGAAGTATAATCAATACCAGCTCGGGCACTTAAGCCCGGATGATGAGTATCCAGTGGATGTGCTGGTGGGTGCTTTTATGCTGGTTCGTCGGGAGACGATTGAGCAGGTCGGCGGCTTGGACGAAACCTTTTTCATGTATGGCGAGGACATTGACTGGTGTTACCGGATTAAGCAGGCGGGGTGGGGCATTTACTACTATCCGCGCACATATATTATTCATATCAAAGGGGGCAGCGCTCGCCGTCGTCCCTTGAAAATTATTTACGAGTTTCATAGAGCAATGTGGGTCTTCCACCGCAAGCATTATAAACAGCAGTACAACTGGATCACTAATATGGCTGTCTACGCGGGAATTACGGTGAAATTTGGAATGGCCTTTTTGAAAAACAAGCTCACTGCACCGGTCAAACCGGACAGCGGCGAACAATCTCGTACCGAGGTGAAAGCATGA
- a CDS encoding glycerophosphodiester phosphodiesterase family protein, giving the protein MDWNDVLDLLEKYPDAYVVTDTKEQDPAQIKQLFAQLTHQAQEKNPNLLSRIVPQIYDEEMLRTLRSIYPYTSIIYTLYATQDTDDQIIRFVQQNDIAAVTLPKNRVSGALVESLRQAGAVCYVNTINDLKDAVDYEQMGVRGFYTDVLTEKELRKRSWLYALRP; this is encoded by the coding sequence GTGGATTGGAATGATGTATTGGATCTATTGGAGAAATACCCGGATGCCTATGTCGTGACGGACACGAAAGAACAGGACCCAGCACAAATCAAACAGTTATTTGCACAACTGACCCATCAGGCACAGGAGAAAAATCCGAATCTCTTGTCCCGCATTGTCCCGCAAATTTATGACGAAGAAATGCTGCGAACGTTGCGGAGCATTTATCCCTATACCTCCATTATTTATACGCTCTATGCCACACAAGATACGGACGACCAAATCATCCGGTTTGTACAACAAAACGATATAGCGGCAGTGACTTTACCAAAGAACAGAGTTAGTGGTGCTTTAGTGGAAAGTTTGCGGCAGGCGGGGGCGGTATGCTACGTGAATACAATTAACGATCTGAAAGATGCCGTTGACTACGAGCAGATGGGTGTGCGCGGATTCTATACAGATGTTTTAACGGAAAAGGAACTCCGAAAACGTAGCTGGCTGTACGCGTTACGGCCCTGA
- a CDS encoding sugar phosphate isomerase/epimerase family protein yields the protein MKLSISNIAWNSNEDEEIILLLNKLGIRGLEIAPTKFWERPLDCETSELLQFRQYWEQRNIHLVAMQSLLFGQHGLALFSDVESRNKLKDYLSGIMGLAGKIGVKSLVFGSPKNRLSNGLSKNEQLDIAIPFFAELAEAAVTENVTLCIEPNPSQYGCDFITNSEEGLQLVREVDHPGFQLHLDAGALTLNNENISSAIGKCMPYLSHFHISEPYLNKVGDKESVSTHRKIAEVLKETGYRNWVSIEMKNGDNPNVANVEQALIYASEIYA from the coding sequence ATGAAACTTTCTATTTCCAATATTGCGTGGAATAGTAATGAGGATGAAGAGATCATTTTGTTGCTAAATAAACTTGGCATTCGTGGGTTAGAAATTGCCCCTACTAAATTTTGGGAACGTCCATTAGATTGTGAAACTAGTGAACTACTACAATTTAGGCAATATTGGGAACAAAGAAATATTCATTTAGTTGCTATGCAATCATTATTATTTGGACAGCATGGGTTGGCTTTATTTTCAGATGTTGAATCTCGTAATAAGTTAAAAGATTATTTGAGCGGTATAATGGGCTTGGCGGGTAAAATAGGAGTTAAATCACTAGTATTTGGATCTCCTAAAAACCGACTTTCCAATGGACTATCTAAGAATGAGCAACTGGACATTGCTATTCCATTTTTTGCGGAACTTGCTGAGGCTGCTGTTACAGAAAATGTAACCTTGTGTATAGAGCCCAATCCCTCTCAATATGGTTGTGATTTCATTACGAATAGTGAAGAAGGTTTACAACTGGTTCGAGAAGTGGACCATCCAGGTTTTCAATTGCATCTGGATGCGGGTGCTCTTACTTTAAATAATGAGAATATTTCTTCAGCTATCGGAAAATGCATGCCTTATTTAAGTCATTTTCATATTAGCGAACCTTATCTAAATAAGGTCGGGGACAAGGAAAGTGTCTCAACGCATAGGAAAATAGCAGAGGTGCTTAAAGAAACAGGCTATAGAAATTGGGTTTCTATTGAAATGAAAAATGGGGACAATCCAAATGTAGCTAATGTTGAACAAGCTCTAATATACGCTTCAGAAATTTACGCTTAA
- the rfbB gene encoding dTDP-glucose 4,6-dehydratase, whose amino-acid sequence MKLLVTGGAGFIGSNFVLYMLKQYPDYEIVNIDALTYAGNLENLKSIENHPKHTFVKADITDAQAIDQLMQQGIDVVVNFAAESHVDRSILEPEVFVKTNVFGTQVLLDAAKKYNVTKFVQVSTDEVYGSLGETGLFTEETPLQPNSPYSASKAGGDLLVRAYHETFGLPVNITRCSNNYGPYQFPEKLIPLMISRALSDQQLPVYGDGLNIRDWLYVEDHCSAIDLVIHQGKLGEVYNIGGNNERTNVHIVKTVLEELGKPESLISYVQDRPGHDRRYGIDPTKTMNELGWKPKHSFETGIKETIRWYLDNKEWWTRIQTGEYQQYYAKQYGSRLGDA is encoded by the coding sequence ATGAAACTTCTTGTCACCGGCGGGGCCGGATTTATTGGCAGTAACTTTGTATTGTATATGTTAAAACAGTATCCAGATTACGAAATTGTGAATATTGATGCCCTTACGTATGCAGGTAACCTGGAAAATTTGAAATCCATTGAAAATCACCCCAAACATACCTTTGTGAAAGCAGATATTACCGATGCACAAGCGATTGACCAGTTGATGCAGCAGGGAATTGATGTGGTGGTGAATTTTGCGGCAGAGTCGCATGTGGATCGGAGTATTTTGGAGCCGGAAGTGTTTGTGAAAACAAACGTATTTGGTACACAGGTACTGTTGGACGCAGCCAAGAAATATAATGTGACCAAGTTTGTACAGGTATCGACAGACGAAGTATACGGCTCGCTGGGTGAAACAGGCTTGTTCACGGAAGAAACACCACTTCAACCTAACAGTCCTTACTCAGCTTCGAAGGCAGGCGGAGACCTGCTAGTTCGTGCATATCACGAAACGTTTGGTTTGCCTGTGAACATCACACGTTGTTCCAACAACTATGGCCCATACCAGTTTCCTGAAAAGCTGATCCCGCTGATGATCTCACGTGCGCTGAGTGACCAGCAGCTCCCCGTATACGGGGATGGCTTGAATATCCGCGATTGGTTGTATGTGGAGGATCATTGCAGTGCAATTGATCTGGTTATTCATCAGGGTAAGCTTGGTGAGGTGTACAATATCGGCGGCAATAACGAGCGGACCAATGTACACATCGTTAAAACAGTATTGGAGGAGCTGGGCAAGCCAGAATCTCTAATTTCGTATGTACAGGATCGTCCAGGACATGACCGTCGTTACGGTATTGACCCAACCAAAACCATGAACGAGTTGGGCTGGAAGCCAAAACACTCTTTTGAAACGGGCATTAAAGAAACGATTCGTTGGTACTTGGACAACAAAGAATGGTGGACTCGCATTCAGACTGGCGAATACCAACAATATTATGCTAAGCAGTATGGTTCTCGCTTGGGGGATGCGTAA
- the rfbC gene encoding dTDP-4-dehydrorhamnose 3,5-epimerase, translating into MKVIPLELEGAKIIEPVVHGDHRGFFMESYNEQIMKKNGINHVFIQDNQSLSAEAGVIRGLHYQLDPKAQTKLIRVLSGAIYDVILDIRKSSPTFGQWVGVILSEHNRRQLLVPKGFAHGFCTLAPNTQVLYKVDEYYSPENDRGILWNDPALRIDWPTSHAILSEKDQKHPTLTDADINFD; encoded by the coding sequence ATGAAGGTAATCCCTTTGGAACTGGAAGGTGCAAAAATCATTGAACCCGTGGTTCATGGTGATCACCGTGGTTTTTTTATGGAAAGTTACAATGAGCAAATCATGAAAAAAAACGGAATTAATCATGTTTTTATTCAGGATAATCAGTCCTTATCTGCAGAAGCTGGCGTGATCCGCGGGTTGCATTACCAGCTTGATCCTAAAGCGCAGACCAAACTCATTCGGGTGCTATCTGGAGCTATATACGATGTGATTTTGGATATTCGAAAAAGTTCTCCAACATTCGGTCAGTGGGTTGGGGTGATCTTAAGTGAACATAATAGACGTCAGTTACTGGTACCTAAAGGATTTGCCCATGGGTTCTGTACGCTTGCTCCTAATACTCAGGTGCTGTATAAGGTAGACGAATATTATTCACCTGAAAACGACCGAGGAATCCTGTGGAATGACCCTGCACTGAGGATTGATTGGCCGACTTCTCATGCTATTCTTTCAGAGAAGGATCAGAAGCACCCGACATTGACCGACGCAGACATTAATTTTGATTAG
- the rfbD gene encoding dTDP-4-dehydrorhamnose reductase, giving the protein MKVLVTGASGQLGKDVVKVFQEQGHDVLGYDREQLDITDLEQAVEIVGQYQPDAVIHCAAYTAVDAAESDVDGAYQVNAAGTRNMVLAAEKVGAKLVYISTDYVFDGTAEHPYHEYDNTNPQSIYGKSKRAGEVLTQTLSSRYFIVRTSWVYGLYGNNFVKTMLKLGQEKPHLQVVDDQKGSPTYTVDLARFLAELVQTEKYGVYHASNSGFCTWYEFTQAILQDAAEILGAKITAKLEPCSTEQFPRPAARPRNSVMEHIAIRTNGLNDLRAWREGLQDFLKEYLASSSK; this is encoded by the coding sequence ATGAAGGTACTGGTTACTGGAGCATCCGGTCAACTCGGTAAAGACGTAGTAAAGGTTTTTCAGGAACAAGGACATGATGTCCTTGGATACGATCGGGAACAGCTGGATATCACGGATTTGGAGCAGGCCGTGGAGATTGTAGGCCAATATCAACCTGACGCTGTCATCCACTGTGCAGCATATACAGCAGTGGATGCAGCGGAGTCCGATGTAGATGGGGCTTATCAAGTAAATGCGGCAGGAACACGTAATATGGTACTCGCTGCTGAAAAAGTAGGAGCTAAGCTGGTTTATATCAGCACGGATTACGTGTTCGATGGAACAGCAGAGCACCCTTACCATGAGTATGATAATACGAATCCGCAGAGCATCTACGGAAAGTCCAAACGGGCGGGTGAGGTTTTGACCCAGACACTTTCCTCCAGGTACTTTATTGTTCGTACATCTTGGGTATATGGATTGTACGGGAACAATTTTGTTAAAACGATGCTGAAGCTTGGACAGGAAAAGCCGCACCTTCAGGTCGTGGACGATCAGAAGGGTTCACCTACCTATACGGTGGATTTGGCTCGCTTTTTAGCGGAGTTGGTTCAAACCGAGAAGTACGGCGTATATCATGCGTCCAACAGCGGCTTCTGTACCTGGTATGAGTTTACCCAAGCCATTTTGCAGGATGCGGCGGAAATATTAGGTGCCAAGATCACAGCAAAACTGGAGCCGTGCAGTACAGAGCAATTCCCCAGACCAGCTGCACGCCCACGTAATTCCGTGATGGAACATATTGCTATCCGAACAAATGGACTGAATGATTTGCGTGCTTGGCGTGAAGGACTGCAGGATTTTTTAAAAGAGTATCTAGCAAGTTCGAGCAAGTAA
- a CDS encoding glycosyltransferase family 2 protein yields MKKQEIFHTIQSLFGYKEGIILNRPSVQILLSTYNGAVYLEEQIESLLNQKDVDIQILIRDDGSTDSTVLKLNALKQQYPHQIILFPESNKGVIESFFNLIQRSSETFDYYAFCDQDDVWMPNKLVQAVSLLIEKEEGRPLMYCSATQMVSHRLEPLKVWPADIPKPLSFYNALIENVCVGCTMVINKEALQLVKKRIPTSLKNVIMHDWWIYLVVSSFGEVVFDPKPSILYRQHQNNVLGGSTDGWISKWRKRLKRFAQGKNRYILSKQAQEFIQLYGQDMSAQMYKDMNQFLDSHQKGVFSRIKYIWQSPFYRQSRMDNWIYKLVFILGKL; encoded by the coding sequence ATGAAGAAGCAAGAAATATTTCATACAATTCAATCATTATTCGGCTATAAGGAGGGCATCATTCTGAACAGGCCCAGCGTACAAATTTTATTATCTACATATAACGGAGCAGTTTATCTAGAGGAACAAATTGAAAGCTTGTTAAATCAAAAGGACGTAGATATTCAGATTTTAATCCGTGATGATGGCTCTACGGATAGTACAGTCCTTAAGTTAAATGCTTTGAAGCAGCAATATCCCCACCAAATCATTTTATTTCCCGAAAGCAACAAAGGGGTTATTGAGAGTTTTTTTAATCTGATTCAAAGATCGTCTGAGACATTCGATTATTACGCATTTTGTGATCAGGACGATGTGTGGATGCCGAACAAGCTTGTCCAAGCGGTATCTCTTCTTATTGAAAAAGAGGAGGGCCGACCGTTGATGTACTGTTCTGCCACGCAAATGGTTTCTCACAGGCTGGAACCTCTTAAAGTATGGCCAGCAGATATCCCTAAACCGTTATCTTTTTATAATGCTTTAATTGAGAATGTATGTGTAGGATGTACTATGGTGATCAACAAAGAAGCACTCCAATTAGTGAAGAAGAGAATTCCGACTTCTTTGAAAAACGTTATTATGCATGATTGGTGGATTTACTTAGTTGTATCTTCTTTTGGTGAGGTTGTTTTCGACCCTAAACCCTCCATTTTATATCGTCAGCACCAAAACAATGTACTAGGGGGTTCTACGGATGGCTGGATAAGCAAGTGGAGAAAGAGGCTGAAAAGATTTGCACAAGGAAAAAATCGCTATATTCTAAGCAAACAAGCTCAGGAGTTCATTCAACTATACGGACAAGACATGTCTGCTCAAATGTATAAAGATATGAATCAATTCCTGGACAGCCACCAAAAGGGCGTATTTTCTCGTATAAAATATATTTGGCAATCTCCATTTTATAGACAGTCACGAATGGACAACTGGATCTATAAGCTGGTTTTCATACTGGGGAAATTATAG
- a CDS encoding sugar phosphate nucleotidyltransferase, whose product MKGIILAGGTGSRLYPLTKVTNKHLLPVGKYPMIFHSVSKLKQADIHDILIVTGKEHMGDVVNLLGSGREMGVTFTYKVQDEAGGIAQALDLAEQFVGDDQMVVILGDNVFEDDIAPFVDNFRNQITGAKILLQQVQDPHRFGVAELQEERIVSIEEKPKDPKSNYAVTGIYMFDHSVFEIVKTLEPSARGELEITDVNNAYIANGTLTYDILQGWWTDAGTHPSLARANELVKDIVFGEEFGKLKL is encoded by the coding sequence ATGAAAGGTATAATTCTTGCAGGAGGTACAGGCTCTCGCCTCTACCCCTTAACCAAAGTAACAAATAAACATCTGCTGCCTGTGGGTAAATATCCAATGATTTTCCATTCCGTATCCAAGCTCAAGCAAGCTGACATACACGATATCCTTATCGTTACAGGTAAAGAGCATATGGGGGATGTCGTTAACCTTCTTGGTAGCGGCCGTGAAATGGGCGTAACATTCACTTATAAAGTTCAGGATGAGGCAGGTGGGATCGCACAAGCCCTTGATCTGGCTGAACAATTTGTAGGTGATGATCAAATGGTTGTTATTTTGGGCGATAATGTATTTGAAGATGACATTGCACCATTTGTGGATAATTTCCGCAATCAAATCACGGGGGCGAAGATCCTTCTTCAACAGGTTCAAGATCCACACCGTTTTGGAGTGGCAGAGCTTCAAGAGGAACGGATTGTATCTATTGAAGAAAAGCCTAAAGATCCAAAAAGTAATTATGCTGTAACAGGTATTTATATGTTCGATCATAGTGTCTTTGAAATCGTAAAAACGCTTGAACCTTCAGCTCGTGGAGAACTTGAGATCACTGACGTTAACAATGCATATATTGCTAATGGAACATTGACATATGATATTCTTCAAGGATGGTGGACGGATGCTGGAACTCACCCATCACTTGCGCGTGCTAATGAATTGGTCAAGGATATCGTATTTGGTGAAGAGTTTGGAAAGCTAAAGCTTTAA